In one Vidua chalybeata isolate OUT-0048 chromosome 4, bVidCha1 merged haplotype, whole genome shotgun sequence genomic region, the following are encoded:
- the SPR gene encoding sepiapterin reductase: protein MERAPGAAPGAGAAPGPGAAPGAAPGAREAPGAAPGPGAAPAPGAGEAPAPGAGRWAATACVVTGASRGFGRSLSRLLAPQLGPGSVLLLLARSAAALAELAAELRSGATGSDAGSEPGSGSGGSELRVQCVAADLGCEEGLRRAGAALRELLQDASFGRLLLVNNAGSLGDISKSFLDLTDLEEINTYFSFNISSALCLTSTALRAFGARPGCHRTVVNISSLCALEPFPSWALYCSGKAARDMMFHVLALEEPGVRVLSYAPGPLDTDMQLQARTRTGDAGMRQHFQRLQEQGQLIDSSVSAQKLLRLLQEDSFPSGAHVDFFDI, encoded by the exons ATGGAGcgggcaccgggagcggcaccgggagcgggagcggcaccgggaccgggagcggcaccgggagcggcaccAGGAGCGAGGGAggcaccgggagcggcaccgggaccgggagcggcaccggcaCCAGGAGCGGGAGAggcaccggcaccgggagcggggcGCTGGGCCGCCACCGCCTGCGTGGTGACCGGCGCTTCCCGCGGCTTCGGCCGCAGCCTGTCGCGGCTGCTGGCGCCGCAGCTCGGGCCCGGctcggtgctgctgctgctggcgcGCTCCGCGGCGGCGCTGGCCGAGCTGGCGGCCGAGCTGCGCTCCGGGGCCACCGGGAGCGACGCCGGGAGTGAGCCCGGCAGCGGCTCCGGCGGCAGCGAGCTGCGGGTGCAATGCGTGGCCGCTGACCTGGGCTGCGAGGAGGGGCTGCGGAGGGCGGGCGCTGCCCtgcgggagctgctgcaggacgcGTCCTTCGGCCGCCTGCTCCTGGTCAACAACGCCG GCTCGCTGGGAGACATCTCCAAATCCTTCCTGGACCTCACCGACCTGGAGGAGATCAACACCTACTTCTCCTTCAACATCAGCTCGGCACTCTGCCTGACCTCCACGGCCCTGAGGGCCTTTGGGGCACGGCCTGGCTGCCACAGGACCGTGGTGAACATCTCCTCCCTGTGTGCCCTGGAGCCCTTCCCGAGCTGGGCTCTCTACTGCTCCGGGAAGGCTGCCCGGGATATGATGTTCCACGTGCTGGCGCTGGAAGAGCCCGGAGTCCGCGTGCTCAGCTACGCCCCGG GGCCTCTGGACACGGACATGCAGCTCCAGGCGCGGACCAGGACTGGAGACGCTGGGATGCGCCAGCActtccagaggctgcaggagcaggggcagctcaTCGACAGCTCCGTGTCAGCCCAGAAGCTGCTCCGGCTCCTGCAGGAGGATTCCTTTCCCTCCGGAGCACACGTGGATTTCTTTGACATCTGA